A single Endozoicomonas sp. NE40 DNA region contains:
- the dusB gene encoding tRNA dihydrouridine synthase DusB, protein MLLLKIGPYTIENPVILAPMAGVTDRPFRQLCLEMGAGMAVSEMVTSNSKLWNTRKSRLRMDHSGEHEPRSVQIAGSEPVQMAEAARANQERGAQIIDINMGCPAKKVCNKASGSALMKEPELVRQILQAVVAAVDIPVTLKIRTGWSPEQKNALDIARMAQDCGIQALSVHGRTRQCMYKGEAEYDTIRTVCEAIDIPVIANGDITTPEKAKQVFEWTGADAVMVGRAAQGRPWIFREINHYLKQGEILPEPAADEVQRILLGHLNALYEFYGEHQGVRIARKHVGWYLQAKPSGSELKKQFNSLESAETQQNCILEYFQSFSENNTTRYSETSLESAAQDRGNGKDIAA, encoded by the coding sequence ATCCTTTTGTTGAAGATTGGCCCATACACCATCGAGAACCCCGTTATTCTGGCGCCTATGGCAGGAGTAACGGATCGCCCATTCCGACAGTTGTGTCTGGAGATGGGGGCTGGCATGGCGGTATCCGAAATGGTTACCAGCAACTCGAAGCTCTGGAATACCCGAAAGTCCAGGTTGCGTATGGACCACAGCGGTGAGCACGAACCACGTTCTGTGCAGATAGCCGGCAGCGAACCCGTCCAGATGGCGGAAGCAGCCAGGGCTAATCAGGAACGGGGTGCGCAGATCATTGACATCAATATGGGATGCCCGGCCAAAAAAGTATGCAATAAAGCCTCTGGCTCCGCTCTGATGAAAGAACCGGAACTGGTCAGGCAGATACTGCAGGCGGTGGTAGCGGCAGTCGATATTCCAGTCACTCTGAAAATCAGGACAGGCTGGAGTCCGGAGCAGAAAAATGCCCTGGATATAGCCAGAATGGCGCAGGATTGTGGCATACAGGCTCTTTCCGTACACGGAAGAACACGACAGTGTATGTATAAAGGCGAGGCCGAATACGACACCATCCGCACCGTTTGTGAGGCTATAGACATACCGGTGATTGCCAATGGCGACATAACAACACCGGAAAAAGCGAAGCAGGTGTTTGAGTGGACCGGCGCAGATGCCGTGATGGTAGGCAGGGCAGCCCAGGGAAGACCCTGGATTTTCAGGGAGATCAACCACTACCTGAAACAGGGTGAGATACTGCCTGAGCCTGCTGCGGATGAAGTACAGCGAATCCTTCTCGGACACCTCAACGCCCTTTATGAGTTCTACGGAGAACATCAAGGCGTGCGCATCGCCAGAAAACACGTTGGCTGGTATTTGCAGGCTAAGCCATCAGGTTCCGAGTTGAAGAAACAGTTCAACAGCCTGGAATCTGCAGAAACACAACAAAACTGCATACTGGAGTATTTTCAGAGTTTTTCAGAAAACAACACAACCAGATATTCAGAGACCTCACTGGAAAGTGCGGCTCAGGATAGGGGTAACGGAAAGGACATAGCAGCATGA
- the fis gene encoding DNA-binding transcriptional regulator Fis — protein MTATQVFVEDRNAGAHHLVGKVESESQTLRDSVEKAMNNYFAHLDGQEVTDVYEMVLSEVEAPLLETVMAYVKGNQTKAAILLGLNRGTLRKKLKQYGLL, from the coding sequence ATGACAGCCACACAAGTGTTTGTAGAAGACCGAAATGCAGGCGCTCATCATCTGGTCGGCAAAGTCGAGAGCGAAAGCCAGACTCTGCGTGACAGCGTTGAGAAAGCCATGAACAATTACTTCGCACACCTGGACGGCCAGGAAGTGACCGACGTATACGAAATGGTTCTGTCCGAGGTTGAAGCACCTCTGCTGGAAACCGTAATGGCTTACGTTAAAGGAAATCAGACAAAAGCAGCCATCCTGCTGGGTCTGAACCGTGGCACTCTGCGCAAGAAGCTGAAACAGTACGGTTTGCTGTAA
- the purH gene encoding bifunctional phosphoribosylaminoimidazolecarboxamide formyltransferase/IMP cyclohydrolase has protein sequence MAVDSPVSPIRRALISVSDKSGIIEFASALHQRSVEILSTGGTYKLLVENNIPAIEISSYTGFPEMMDGRVKTLHPKVHGGILGRSGQDEAVMAEHGINPIDLVVVNLYPFEQTIARDDCDLPMAIENIDIGGPTMVRSAAKNHRDTTIVVNASDYTRVLEEMDSNDNGVSAATRFDLAVKAFEHTAHYDGAIANHLGKLVNPVSKSDNDSDAHFPRTFNTQFHKAQDMRYGENPHQKAAFYVEENAPAGTIASAQQIQGKALSYNNIADTDAALECVKTFEEPACVIVKHANPCGVAVSETILDAYDLAYATDPTSAFGGIIAFNRTLDAETAKAIIDRQFVEVIIAPAIEDAARDIVAQKKNVRLLDCGSLPESPVPFLDFKRVNGGLLVQDCDQFVTTHANMKVVTDRAPTEAELKDLLFAWKVGKFVKSNAIVYAKNSQTIGVGAGQMSRVYSARIAGIKAADENLEVPGSVMASDAFFPFRDGIDAAAKAGVTAVIQPGGSMRDQEVIDAANEAGIAMVFTGVRHFRH, from the coding sequence ATGGCAGTAGATTCCCCTGTATCTCCTATTCGTCGAGCCCTTATCAGCGTTTCTGATAAATCCGGTATTATAGAATTTGCCAGCGCGCTGCATCAGCGTTCTGTAGAAATTCTCTCCACCGGCGGCACCTATAAGCTGCTGGTTGAAAACAACATCCCTGCCATTGAGATCTCCAGTTACACCGGTTTTCCTGAAATGATGGATGGCCGTGTTAAAACCCTGCACCCGAAAGTTCACGGCGGCATTCTGGGACGCAGTGGCCAGGACGAAGCAGTGATGGCAGAACATGGCATCAATCCGATTGACCTCGTAGTCGTGAATCTTTATCCATTCGAGCAGACCATCGCCCGTGATGACTGCGATCTGCCAATGGCCATCGAAAACATCGATATCGGCGGCCCGACCATGGTGCGCTCTGCGGCCAAAAACCACCGTGACACTACCATCGTCGTTAATGCCAGTGACTATACCCGGGTTCTGGAAGAAATGGATAGCAACGACAATGGCGTTTCTGCCGCTACCCGTTTCGATCTGGCAGTCAAAGCCTTTGAACACACTGCTCACTACGACGGCGCTATTGCCAACCACCTGGGTAAGCTTGTCAACCCTGTCAGCAAGAGTGACAACGATTCAGACGCTCATTTCCCTCGCACGTTCAACACCCAGTTCCATAAAGCGCAGGACATGCGTTATGGTGAAAACCCTCACCAGAAAGCGGCATTCTATGTTGAAGAGAACGCGCCTGCCGGAACCATTGCCTCCGCTCAACAGATTCAGGGTAAAGCACTGTCCTACAACAACATTGCTGACACCGATGCTGCCCTGGAATGCGTTAAAACCTTTGAAGAACCAGCCTGTGTGATCGTCAAGCACGCTAACCCATGTGGTGTAGCCGTTTCTGAAACTATTCTGGATGCCTACGATCTGGCTTATGCTACTGACCCAACCTCGGCTTTCGGAGGCATCATCGCCTTTAACCGTACGCTGGACGCTGAAACCGCTAAAGCCATCATCGACCGTCAGTTTGTTGAAGTGATTATCGCTCCTGCAATAGAAGACGCGGCCAGAGACATTGTTGCGCAAAAGAAAAATGTCCGCCTGCTGGACTGCGGTTCTCTTCCTGAGAGCCCCGTTCCATTCCTCGACTTTAAACGTGTTAACGGCGGCCTTCTGGTTCAGGATTGCGACCAGTTTGTGACCACCCACGCCAACATGAAAGTCGTGACGGACCGCGCTCCAACCGAAGCCGAGCTGAAAGATCTGCTGTTTGCCTGGAAGGTAGGAAAATTCGTTAAATCCAACGCCATCGTTTACGCTAAAAACAGCCAGACCATTGGTGTCGGTGCCGGTCAGATGAGCCGCGTTTACAGTGCCAGAATTGCGGGTATCAAAGCAGCGGATGAAAATCTGGAAGTCCCCGGATCGGTCATGGCATCCGATGCCTTCTTCCCGTTCCGTGACGGCATTGATGCAGCAGCCAAAGCTGGTGTTACTGCAGTGATTCAACCCGGCGGCTCCATGCGTGACCAGGAAGTGATTGATGCGGCGAACGAAGCCGGCATCGCTATGGTCTTCACTGGCGTTCGACATTTTCGCCATTAA
- the purD gene encoding phosphoribosylamine--glycine ligase, protein MKVLIIGNGGREHALAWKVAQDQSVQQVFVAPGNAGTYLEPGITNVSIGVLELDRLVAFAKEEAIDLTIVGPEAPLVAGVVDRFEAESLNIFGPTQAAAQLEGSKAFTKDFLARHKIPTADYQNFTEIEPAKAYVREKGAPIVVKADGLAAGKGVILAQTEEEAFAAIDDMLAGNAFGEAGHRVVIEEFLTGEEASFIVMVDGKNILPMATSQDHKARDNGDKGPNTGGMGAYSPAPVVTQAIHDRAMKEVIIPTVEGMAAEGNVYKGFLYAGLMIDAEGTPKVLEYNCRFGDPETQPIMMRLQSSLAKLCFAGARGELDSVQPKWDSRTALGVVMAAGGYPASYRKGDLITGINDANNDDCKVFHAGTQLEGKDVLTDGGRVLCVTALGGSAGTAQKAAYEGVTKIQWNDVYNRTDIGYRAIAREEA, encoded by the coding sequence ATGAAAGTGCTGATCATCGGAAACGGCGGCCGCGAACATGCCCTTGCATGGAAGGTGGCCCAGGATCAAAGCGTACAACAGGTTTTTGTTGCCCCCGGTAATGCCGGAACCTATCTTGAACCTGGTATTACTAATGTCAGTATCGGCGTTCTGGAGCTGGACAGACTGGTCGCTTTTGCTAAAGAAGAAGCCATTGACCTGACCATCGTTGGTCCCGAAGCTCCCCTGGTGGCAGGTGTTGTTGATCGTTTTGAGGCAGAAAGCCTGAATATCTTTGGCCCGACACAGGCGGCTGCCCAGCTTGAAGGCTCCAAGGCATTTACCAAAGACTTTCTCGCCCGCCATAAGATTCCAACCGCTGACTACCAGAACTTTACCGAAATCGAACCCGCCAAAGCCTATGTGCGTGAAAAAGGCGCTCCGATTGTTGTTAAGGCTGATGGTCTGGCAGCCGGTAAAGGGGTCATTCTGGCACAAACGGAAGAAGAAGCCTTTGCCGCTATCGACGACATGCTGGCTGGCAATGCCTTTGGTGAGGCCGGACACCGGGTGGTGATCGAAGAGTTTCTGACCGGCGAAGAAGCCAGCTTTATTGTCATGGTCGACGGTAAAAATATTTTACCAATGGCCACCAGTCAGGATCATAAAGCCCGTGACAACGGCGACAAAGGTCCAAACACGGGTGGTATGGGGGCTTACTCACCCGCGCCGGTGGTCACACAGGCTATTCATGACCGCGCCATGAAAGAAGTCATTATTCCGACTGTGGAAGGTATGGCGGCGGAAGGCAATGTTTACAAAGGCTTCCTGTACGCCGGCCTGATGATTGACGCTGAAGGGACACCCAAAGTACTGGAATACAACTGTCGTTTTGGTGATCCGGAAACCCAGCCAATTATGATGCGTTTACAATCCAGCCTTGCTAAGCTGTGCTTTGCCGGAGCCAGGGGTGAGTTGGATTCAGTGCAGCCTAAGTGGGACTCTCGCACTGCCTTGGGGGTTGTCATGGCAGCTGGCGGATATCCTGCCAGTTACCGCAAAGGCGACCTGATAACAGGTATTAACGATGCCAACAATGACGACTGTAAGGTATTCCACGCAGGCACCCAGCTGGAAGGTAAAGATGTATTAACCGATGGTGGCCGGGTACTCTGTGTGACGGCGCTTGGCGGCTCTGCCGGAACGGCGCAAAAGGCCGCTTATGAAGGTGTTACAAAAATTCAGTGGAACGACGTTTATAACCGAACAGATATAGGCTACCGTGCCATTGCCAGGGAAGAAGCATAA